A DNA window from Candidatus Neomarinimicrobiota bacterium contains the following coding sequences:
- the bamA gene encoding outer membrane protein assembly factor BamA: MRFRLFAILLIFLFSSGIAASKKDVIKVKKVVFEGNSEISSQTLLKVILMKPSRLFNPVVFQEAILLDDLDALGTYYNRQGFLNAEILDPVITIDSTKRKVEISIPIEEGARARIEDLSFLGNDTYSDSTLLRVSALEPGTPLIAAQIEKATLKLLRFYADRGYLEASVKPASRLNDVKDKAFVDIVIVEHSQYAIGAVEIDGNDKTKSNVIHRELDFTTEEIANYSRILSSQKNLYLTGLFERVYLQPIPNTSDSTLRDIHIELKEVQAGELNFSAGYGSIDRFRVKVQFYQANLRGTAMKIGLSTQFSSIQRGIEAQFTNPRIRGSRWRLDVTQGLEKHFQPSFDLNRIASKVALQKKLDRRLSITLSQRNELNTLSNVLVDTLDGALAADVHSLRGRLTWDTRDNLFNPTSGILIDWLNEIAGGPVSSSNAFFKSNLRVTYQMHTFKNSVLASSLEVGSVSSYGGNYRISLQERFYAGGPNSLRGFAYQSVGPLDASNNPQGGFVQIIWNVVELRVPVYKSLQAACFVDAGNVWRHHTEISGSKLRQDIGLGLHYITPIGVIRLETAFPINDEVTDPRIFFSMGYGF; the protein is encoded by the coding sequence ATGAGATTTCGACTTTTCGCAATACTGCTCATTTTCTTGTTTAGCTCAGGCATTGCTGCATCCAAAAAAGATGTAATTAAAGTTAAAAAAGTCGTGTTTGAGGGTAATTCAGAAATCAGTAGCCAGACACTTCTCAAGGTCATACTTATGAAACCTTCGCGTTTATTTAATCCTGTGGTTTTTCAGGAAGCCATTTTGCTTGATGACCTGGACGCACTCGGCACGTACTATAATCGGCAAGGGTTTCTAAATGCAGAAATTCTTGATCCTGTCATCACCATTGACTCAACCAAGCGTAAAGTTGAAATATCAATTCCAATTGAGGAAGGCGCCAGAGCACGGATTGAAGACCTTAGCTTTCTTGGGAACGATACCTACTCAGATTCAACCCTTCTGCGGGTTTCAGCACTTGAACCGGGCACGCCTCTGATTGCAGCCCAGATTGAGAAGGCCACTTTGAAACTTCTCAGATTTTACGCTGATCGTGGTTATCTGGAAGCCTCAGTAAAACCTGCCTCGCGCCTGAATGATGTAAAGGATAAAGCTTTTGTAGATATTGTCATTGTAGAGCATTCTCAATATGCAATTGGGGCTGTCGAAATAGATGGCAACGACAAAACGAAATCGAATGTGATCCATCGAGAATTGGATTTTACAACTGAAGAGATCGCGAATTATTCTCGGATTTTGAGCAGCCAGAAAAACCTTTACCTTACCGGATTGTTTGAAAGGGTGTATCTTCAGCCAATACCAAATACTTCAGACAGCACGCTTCGGGATATCCATATAGAACTGAAAGAAGTGCAGGCTGGCGAGCTGAATTTCTCGGCTGGCTACGGATCAATCGATAGGTTCAGAGTTAAAGTCCAGTTTTACCAGGCCAACCTCCGAGGAACTGCCATGAAAATTGGCCTCAGCACACAATTCAGTTCCATACAACGAGGAATAGAAGCCCAGTTCACAAATCCAAGAATTCGTGGTTCACGTTGGCGTCTTGACGTAACTCAAGGTCTGGAAAAGCATTTCCAACCCAGTTTTGATCTTAACCGAATTGCATCAAAGGTCGCGCTGCAAAAGAAACTTGATAGACGTCTTTCAATCACACTTTCCCAGAGAAATGAATTGAACACACTTTCCAACGTATTAGTAGATACCCTTGATGGTGCGCTGGCTGCAGATGTTCACAGTCTCCGTGGACGACTCACTTGGGATACTCGTGATAATTTATTTAATCCCACATCAGGTATCCTCATCGATTGGCTCAATGAAATTGCCGGTGGACCCGTTTCCAGTTCCAATGCCTTTTTCAAATCAAATTTGCGTGTGACGTATCAGATGCATACTTTCAAAAACAGCGTTTTAGCATCATCATTAGAAGTCGGATCGGTTTCCTCCTATGGCGGGAATTATCGCATTTCTCTGCAGGAAAGATTTTACGCGGGAGGCCCAAATTCTCTCAGGGGTTTTGCATATCAAAGTGTTGGGCCGCTGGATGCCAGCAATAATCCTCAGGGTGGTTTTGTACAAATTATCTGGAATGTAGTAGAATTACGGGTTCCCGTCTATAAATCACTCCAGGCAGCATGCTTTGTTGATGCAGGTAATGTGTGGCGTCATCACACTGAGATTAGCGGATCAAAATTGAGGCAGGATATTGGTCTGGGATTGCATTACATCACACCCATCGGAGTTATTCGACTTGAAACCGCTTTTCCAATAAATGATGAGGTTACAGACCCTCGCATATTTTTTAGTATGGGGTATGGCTTTTGA
- a CDS encoding calcium/sodium antiporter — MALIFQLLLLTLGLGALIKGADYFVEGASSLAHRLSISPMIIGLTVVAFGTSTPELVVNIFAVLRGEVNLTYGNIIGSNIHNILLILGISGIIHPLSTQRNTVWREIPFALIAVIAVIVLSNDTILSNSPDQLSRGDGIILLLFFAIFLTYVFGMTQTQLQDEYKITEMTLVRILAYIGIGLIGLILGSRLVVVNGVEIAQTLGISERVIGLTVIAVGTSLPELTTSAMAAYRGESDIAIGNIVGSNIFNIFLVLGISSLIAPLPFSTILNLDFGMMLLATTLLFTIMFMGKTRVIGRAKGGLFLVLWITYMGYLILQ; from the coding sequence ATGGCTTTAATCTTTCAGTTATTATTACTGACGCTAGGACTTGGGGCCCTGATAAAGGGGGCAGATTATTTCGTTGAAGGAGCGAGTTCTTTAGCTCATCGTTTATCCATTTCTCCAATGATTATTGGGTTAACCGTAGTTGCTTTCGGTACTTCAACTCCAGAGCTGGTGGTCAACATCTTTGCTGTTTTGCGAGGAGAGGTGAATCTCACCTATGGGAATATCATCGGCAGCAATATCCACAATATTCTGTTAATTTTAGGAATATCAGGAATTATTCACCCGCTTAGTACTCAAAGGAATACGGTATGGCGTGAAATTCCATTCGCTTTGATTGCAGTGATAGCCGTCATTGTTTTAAGCAATGACACTATACTGTCCAATTCACCCGATCAATTATCAAGAGGGGACGGGATCATTTTGCTCCTATTCTTTGCCATTTTTCTCACCTACGTCTTCGGGATGACTCAGACCCAGTTGCAGGATGAGTACAAAATCACAGAAATGACTCTTGTGCGTATCTTAGCATACATCGGGATTGGATTAATAGGACTGATTCTGGGAAGTAGGCTCGTCGTCGTGAATGGTGTTGAAATTGCTCAAACTTTAGGAATCTCCGAGCGGGTGATTGGCCTCACTGTAATCGCAGTGGGTACCTCTCTTCCTGAATTGACAACCTCGGCCATGGCTGCTTATCGGGGTGAATCTGATATCGCAATCGGTAATATTGTGGGCTCCAATATCTTTAATATCTTTCTGGTTTTAGGAATCTCATCCCTCATTGCGCCCTTACCATTTTCAACCATCCTGAATCTTGATTTTGGGATGATGTTACTTGCAACAACCTTGCTCTTTACGATAATGTTTATGGGAAAAACTCGTGTAATTGGTCGTGCAAAGGGAGGGCTGTTTCTGGTGCTTTGGATTACCTATATGGGCTATTTAATCTTACAATAA
- the corA gene encoding magnesium/cobalt transporter CorA, translated as MIEKNLSKPTGLPPGTLIYVGNKKEHDIQIRVIDYNRDVLDEKIIPDIKDIGSFKKADTVSWINVDGVHDMDLIRHIGEIYELHPLLLEDIVNTAHRPKVEDHEKQLYFTFKMLTFNEETMSLGSEQVSIVLGPSYVISFQETPHDIFDPVRTRIETAKGRIRGKQTDYLVYALIDAVVDSYFSFLESYDTYIDKLETDIQFNPTQDDVALILRLKKQLLFLRRTITPLREAISFMQNTDSKLLDPGTNKYFSDVHDHLLYVIDSIESNRSLLDGLMESFMSNMSNRMNQVMKVLTIIATIFIPLTFIAGIYGMNFTYMPELGWKYAYPTLLGSMGVIFIGMLIFFKRSKWL; from the coding sequence ATGATTGAGAAAAATCTTTCCAAACCCACGGGGCTACCCCCAGGCACACTCATCTATGTTGGCAACAAGAAAGAGCATGATATCCAAATAAGAGTCATTGATTATAATCGTGACGTGCTTGATGAGAAAATTATTCCGGATATCAAGGATATCGGATCATTTAAAAAAGCTGATACAGTATCCTGGATCAACGTTGATGGTGTCCATGATATGGACCTCATCCGTCATATTGGTGAAATTTATGAGTTACACCCCTTGCTGCTTGAGGATATAGTCAATACTGCCCATCGTCCCAAGGTTGAGGATCATGAGAAACAGCTCTATTTTACCTTTAAGATGCTGACTTTCAACGAAGAGACAATGAGCCTTGGATCCGAGCAGGTAAGTATTGTTTTGGGTCCATCCTATGTCATCTCCTTCCAGGAGACACCACATGACATTTTTGATCCCGTGCGAACTCGGATCGAGACGGCCAAAGGACGCATCAGGGGCAAGCAGACGGATTATCTGGTTTATGCACTCATCGATGCTGTTGTGGATAGCTACTTCAGTTTTCTCGAATCATATGATACTTACATTGATAAACTTGAAACCGATATTCAATTCAACCCCACTCAAGACGATGTTGCATTAATTCTTCGGTTGAAGAAGCAGCTATTATTTCTCCGGAGAACCATCACTCCTTTGCGCGAGGCGATTAGCTTTATGCAGAATACTGATTCAAAACTTCTGGACCCAGGCACCAATAAATATTTCAGCGATGTACATGACCACCTGCTTTATGTCATTGATTCCATCGAATCAAACCGCAGTCTATTGGATGGCCTCATGGAATCTTTCATGTCTAATATGTCGAACCGCATGAATCAGGTGATGAAAGTATTGACCATCATTGCCACCATCTTCATTCCCCTGACCTTTATTGCTGGTATCTATGGTATGAATTTTACCTATATGCCAGAACTCGGGTGGAAATATGCCTATCCCACGCTTCTGGGGTCTATGGGAGTAATATTTATTGGCATGTTGATATTTTTTAAGAGGAGTAAATGGCTTTAA
- a CDS encoding heme-binding protein, whose product MKYKRGVIGLAVLLTLITGETLMAIEEAKYTVVQKDGQFEIRDYESYLLAEINIEGSMEGASSMAFRPLFNYISGANRSQTKVSMTSPVSQEVGNEEIKMTTPVSQERNQNSWAISFMMPQHFTLETIPTPEDNRVQIREVSGRRVATIRYSGFWSEKGYSKHKAKLESWIAAQGLEPAGPAIWARFNAPFTPWFLRRNEVQIPVIAPEVNP is encoded by the coding sequence ATGAAGTATAAAAGAGGCGTGATCGGTCTTGCCGTTTTGCTGACCCTCATAACAGGAGAAACACTCATGGCCATCGAAGAAGCAAAATATACGGTTGTTCAGAAAGATGGGCAATTTGAGATCCGCGATTATGAATCCTATCTGCTGGCCGAAATCAATATTGAAGGTAGCATGGAAGGCGCTTCAAGCATGGCTTTTCGTCCACTCTTTAATTATATCTCAGGCGCCAATCGGTCTCAGACCAAGGTGTCCATGACCAGCCCGGTATCCCAGGAAGTTGGAAATGAAGAGATTAAAATGACCACCCCAGTCTCTCAGGAACGCAATCAAAACTCATGGGCTATAAGTTTTATGATGCCCCAACATTTCACACTTGAAACTATTCCCACGCCTGAAGATAATAGAGTCCAAATACGGGAGGTTTCCGGACGGCGGGTAGCCACCATCAGGTATTCTGGATTTTGGAGTGAAAAAGGGTATTCCAAACACAAGGCCAAGCTTGAATCCTGGATTGCTGCCCAGGGTTTAGAACCAGCGGGACCAGCAATTTGGGCCCGCTTTAATGCACCTTTCACACCCTGGTTTTTACGTAGGAATGAGGTTCAGATCCCAGTTATAGCCCCTGAGGTGAACCCCTAA
- a CDS encoding Hsp20/alpha crystallin family protein → MKQNKLMLIAGLILVLAVVIEGFYIFDLRNQINNKILTNSDSIRSQALKHNWFDEENNQLFDVFKDFDEMQREMDQLFGRFSLNNRGNPYFDNVFGEFSSSPAMDFIEEQDQYVIRVDLPGAEDNSIDIRVDNGRLTLSAKTIQHKDEDKSNYKRSERFSGKLQRTLSLPPDANSEEMTTTMENGVLKITIPKIM, encoded by the coding sequence ATGAAACAGAACAAACTCATGCTCATTGCTGGTTTAATACTCGTGCTGGCAGTGGTCATCGAAGGCTTCTATATCTTCGACCTTAGAAATCAGATCAATAATAAGATCCTGACAAACTCTGATTCTATTAGATCCCAGGCCTTAAAGCATAACTGGTTTGATGAAGAGAACAATCAACTCTTTGATGTTTTCAAAGACTTCGACGAAATGCAGCGAGAAATGGATCAACTTTTCGGTCGCTTCTCCCTCAATAACCGTGGAAACCCCTACTTTGATAATGTTTTTGGAGAGTTTTCCTCTTCACCTGCTATGGATTTTATTGAGGAGCAAGATCAATATGTGATTAGAGTTGATCTTCCTGGAGCAGAGGACAACTCAATTGATATTCGTGTCGATAATGGTCGACTCACCCTTTCTGCGAAAACCATCCAGCATAAAGATGAAGACAAATCCAATTATAAACGCAGTGAACGTTTCTCTGGCAAACTCCAACGAACCCTAAGCCTCCCACCCGATGCGAATTCTGAAGAAATGACAACGACAATGGAAAATGGAGTTTTAAAAATTACGATTCCCAAAATAATGTAG
- a CDS encoding Hsp20/alpha crystallin family protein, which translates to MTLIKVAKPRLPSLVDDMFRSYFDEPVHSTKDTWRPAMDAFETDTGYEISFSMPGFKKEQIHVSLNNKTLTIKGVHDEETVRKGGYLYREIAFGTFERSLYLPENVDAEKVNANYSEGILNISISKMKEALPREIDVKVK; encoded by the coding sequence ATGACTTTAATCAAAGTTGCTAAACCCAGACTACCCAGCTTAGTTGATGACATGTTCCGATCTTACTTCGATGAACCGGTCCACTCAACTAAGGACACATGGCGTCCAGCGATGGATGCTTTTGAGACAGATACAGGGTATGAGATCAGTTTTTCTATGCCTGGTTTCAAGAAAGAACAGATTCATGTGTCTCTAAACAATAAAACGTTAACCATTAAGGGAGTACACGACGAAGAAACTGTGCGGAAAGGGGGGTACCTCTATCGCGAGATTGCATTTGGTACCTTTGAACGCTCACTGTATCTGCCTGAGAATGTCGATGCGGAGAAAGTCAACGCAAACTACTCTGAGGGTATATTGAATATCTCAATTTCCAAAATGAAGGAAGCTTTGCCCCGGGAGATCGACGTCAAGGTTAAGTAA
- a CDS encoding PAS domain S-box protein produces the protein MQADLIATLLISTGIVFLLFAILKTRRLLALIKGNKFERSWQIHLALMVFFILAYFIALLKLSGSVAPDLSIIIGIILLLGSIFVWLVEVNGYRTIKELFDTAVSKEYVENIVQSMADSLIVVQLDAESLITTVNAATLDLLGYSESDLIGAPMSKILGENHDLNLGQRQEIVPIKIQNEETQYRSKSDDLIPVLFSVSEVHNLNGSLDGFIIVGKDFRKLKEARAALEASETKHRNLSNELAQSNTLKDLLLDIITHDIKNPVGVIQGMTELLAMDDAEDEKIQLLSDSTERLLQVLNNATTLSKVAMHESLEKHQLNISELLKSVIRTFQPSFEKAGIEVINEIHNDLTILAHPVVEEVLTNYLSNAAKYATAGNQLKIYHTMEDGWNTLNFADNGETIKVELRDKIFVRSVQLEEGQKRGRGLGLAIVKYIAESLGGEVGVRPNEPQGNIFYIKLPLK, from the coding sequence ATGCAGGCCGATTTGATTGCCACCCTGTTGATATCTACCGGTATTGTGTTCCTCTTATTTGCCATATTAAAAACACGGCGTCTGCTGGCTCTCATAAAAGGCAACAAATTTGAACGCAGTTGGCAAATACACTTGGCCCTCATGGTTTTCTTCATCCTGGCCTACTTCATTGCCCTGTTGAAACTATCCGGTAGCGTAGCTCCAGATTTATCAATCATAATCGGTATTATTTTACTCCTGGGCTCCATCTTTGTCTGGTTGGTCGAGGTGAATGGGTACCGTACTATTAAGGAGCTTTTCGACACCGCTGTCTCAAAGGAATATGTTGAAAATATTGTCCAATCAATGGCAGATTCCCTCATTGTGGTACAGCTGGATGCTGAATCCCTCATTACCACTGTAAATGCTGCAACTCTGGACCTGTTGGGGTATTCAGAATCTGATCTCATAGGTGCACCGATGAGTAAGATTCTAGGTGAAAATCATGATCTCAATCTGGGACAACGACAGGAGATTGTTCCAATAAAAATCCAAAACGAAGAGACCCAATATCGTTCCAAATCGGATGATTTGATCCCTGTCTTGTTTTCTGTATCTGAAGTACACAATTTAAATGGCAGCCTCGATGGATTCATCATTGTTGGAAAAGATTTTCGTAAACTAAAAGAAGCCCGCGCCGCCCTGGAAGCCTCCGAGACAAAACATCGAAACCTTTCGAATGAGCTGGCACAATCAAACACCTTAAAAGACCTGCTGCTTGATATTATCACCCATGATATTAAAAATCCAGTTGGGGTTATTCAGGGTATGACAGAATTACTGGCCATGGATGATGCAGAAGATGAGAAAATTCAACTCCTGTCTGACAGCACAGAAAGATTGCTGCAGGTGCTCAATAATGCCACCACGCTCAGTAAAGTTGCCATGCATGAGAGCCTTGAAAAACATCAACTCAATATCTCTGAGCTTCTCAAATCGGTAATCAGAACCTTCCAGCCCAGTTTCGAAAAAGCTGGAATTGAAGTAATAAACGAGATCCATAACGACCTTACAATTTTAGCTCATCCAGTTGTTGAGGAGGTGCTTACAAATTATCTAAGCAATGCTGCAAAATACGCCACGGCCGGCAACCAGCTTAAAATATATCACACCATGGAAGATGGATGGAACACCCTAAACTTTGCTGACAATGGAGAAACCATAAAGGTAGAGTTGCGAGACAAAATATTTGTCCGGAGCGTGCAGCTTGAAGAGGGTCAGAAGCGCGGACGAGGTCTTGGACTGGCAATTGTCAAGTATATCGCCGAGTCTCTGGGAGGCGAGGTTGGTGTCAGGCCTAATGAACCGCAGGGCAATATTTTCTATATTAAGCTGCCGCTTAAATAA